GTTGAAGACGACGGCAATATCACCACTTTCATCAAACATGGGCTGAATGCCGCCTTCCAGGTCGATAATCGACAGGCGGCGATGGCCCAGGCCAATCCCCGGGGCGACATGCGTTCCCCCGCCGTCCGGTCCACGATGCAGGAGGGTCTGGTTCATTTTGTCCAACAGCGCGGGGTCAACAGAACGCTTGTCCCGGCTGTCGAATACTCCTACCAAGCCACACATGGTTGACCTTCCTGCATAAAAACGTCTGAATGGTGTGATAGTTAGGTACCGCATGCATGTGCGGACCGCAATTTATTTCCTCCGGGGCGGCTTGGGTCATCAATGAAAGTTTTGTGTTTTGAAAGCGCCAGGAATATTTCGTCCGACCTGATGGTCCGGCTGGAGGAACTGGCACGTCCACGGGGTATTCAGCAATCACCCTTCTGGTTCCAGACACTGGAACAGACCTGTACCATGCCGGACGACCAGATCTTTCACCTGTGCACCGTTGATGACGACCGTGTTCCACGCGCCTATCTGCCCCTGTGCCGCCCGGCGCGCCCGCGGTTTTTCAAGGGAGCGCGCGAATTGCATGCCCTGTCCAGCCCCTACACGACGGAATTCCGCCCGCTGTTGCCACGCAACAGCACGGTAACCGCGCCCCTGCTGGCGTCCCTGAAACGTTATTGCGGCAGTTTCGACCTCATCGGTTTCGAGGCATTGGTGGAAGACGATCCGGCCTATGGCGTGACGGTCGCCGCGTTGAAGGCCGCAGGCTTTCTGGTGCTCGACTATAAAGGTTTCGAGAACTGGTATGAGCCGATCAAGCAGCCGGACTTTCACCAATATTGGGCCCGCCGACCGGGGCGGTTGCGCAACACCTACACCCGCAAGTCCCGCGCGCTGGAGCGTCAGGGCAATTTGCGCATCGACATCTTCCCCGATTGCAAGGACCTGGAACGCCTTCTGGACGACTACGAAACGGTCTATGCGCAAAGCTGGAAAGAGGCAGAGCCCTATCCGGAATTCACCCCTGCCCTGGTGCGCCGCTCGGCAATTGCCGGATGCCTGCGCATGGGCGTCCTCTATCTGGACGACAAGCCCCTTGCGGCGGACCTGTGGCTGGTATCCGCCGGACGCGCCACCATATTCAAACTGGCCTATGACGACGATGCCAAAAAACTCTCCCCCGGCACGGTGCTCACCGCAGCCATGATGCGTTACGTTCTGGAACAGGACCAGGTCGTCGAAGTTGATTTCGGTCGCGGCCCCGACACATACAAAAAAGATTGGTTGAGCCATCTTCGCCACCGCCGGGGACTGATCGCCTTCAACCGGACGCCCATCGGCCTG
The Aestuariispira ectoiniformans genome window above contains:
- a CDS encoding GNAT family N-acetyltransferase; its protein translation is MKVLCFESARNISSDLMVRLEELARPRGIQQSPFWFQTLEQTCTMPDDQIFHLCTVDDDRVPRAYLPLCRPARPRFFKGARELHALSSPYTTEFRPLLPRNSTVTAPLLASLKRYCGSFDLIGFEALVEDDPAYGVTVAALKAAGFLVLDYKGFENWYEPIKQPDFHQYWARRPGRLRNTYTRKSRALERQGNLRIDIFPDCKDLERLLDDYETVYAQSWKEAEPYPEFTPALVRRSAIAGCLRMGVLYLDDKPLAADLWLVSAGRATIFKLAYDDDAKKLSPGTVLTAAMMRYVLEQDQVVEVDFGRGPDTYKKDWLSHLRHRRGLIAFNRTPIGLTAAALHMGKARLKKLLKPNA